Sequence from the Orcinus orca chromosome 11, mOrcOrc1.1, whole genome shotgun sequence genome:
CACAGGAGCCAATGTGGCTCTAGCCCTTACCATGACATAATAGTTGCTGTTCACCATGAGGGGAGTCCTGCCTCGAAGGTAGACATACTCTTCCCACCAGTCGCTCACCTGCGGGTGGGTGGGAGGTTGGAGCTGGGGCAGAGGAGGGTGGGCTGTGAGCAGccaggacacagggtgggagaggGTAAGCCCGGGAGGTAGAACTCACATAATTGGCTGCCCACCATGACTTGAGTACCAGGTACTTCTGCAGCCTGGGGGCAGTCTTCTCCTGGAATTCCTTGGCCAGCGTCTCCATTCGGTAATATTCCTCGTCATCCAATAAGTGTTGCACGGATTCTAGGTACTGTCCAGCCAAGTTATTGCCCGTGTGAGGGCCAGTCAGCAAGAGCTGCCTCTGTCCTGACCTTCTTCCAAGCCCAGCCCCATTGCTCCCTCTCAAGCCGACTCTTTGTAGGGGACAGTCCCTTATGTTTGGATAAGTTCTCTGAGTCCAGCCTGCCCTGCCCACTGGGATGTCTGACCCAGGCCCTCACCCGATGAATCGTGGCTGACACGCTGGGCACGGGCAACTTGGGCAGAGATGTCTGGAAGCTGTAGAGCATGGGCCGCTGGCCGGACAGAAGGCGGACACACATCTGGGGGTACAGAGTGGAGAATgttgaaggggaagctgggggaaaGAATGGAAACTAGCAAACACTGGAGGGGTACCCCAGACCCTCAAAACCGGGACAAACCCCGCCAGGCACCAGTGCCCCGCCTGGCTGTCCCCTCCAGCTCAGAACCCAAAGTGAGGCCCTGGGGTCTCAAACCCGATGCCTGGACCCCTCCACCAGCTTCTGCTCACAGCCCAGACTCTGGTGAAGTGGCTGATCTGGCCGTGCATCTCAAACAGCCAACCGTGGTAGGAAAGCAGCAGTTTCAGGGTTTGGCGGAAGAAGAGGATGCCCGTCATCCAGACCCCCGTGGAGAAGATGGCCATGCTGAGAAGTGTCCGCATCTGTGGGCTCCGGTAGGGGCCACATCTatcagagaaggggagaggacTGCAGGGGGGTCCACTTGAGACCAACCTCAGGGAGATTCTGACTCTGCAGTCCTGATGTATGTGAGCCATCTCGGGGGAGGCACCAAGGGAGGAAAAACTCCCCGGACACACTCACATCTGAGCCTCTGAGTGCGTCACACTCGAAGTTACAGAAGTAGGGACTGAGATGGTGGTCGCCCCCAGGGAGGGCTGCCCCTATTACTTCCAATGGCTGTTGTCCTGTAACTGCCCAGCTCAGGAACCTTGGCCTTGGAGCCCACCCAGCCCTTTCTCATGGCCCCACTTCTTACCCCTCAGGAAGCCATCTCTGGATAAAACAGACCAGCCCCATGGAGATGTCCACGTTGCAGTAGGAGGAACCCAGTGTCGTCATGACGACGAACAGCCAGCTGGTGGGGCTGCCAGGGTACACACCCCTGAGGATGCCATTCTGTGGGCAAAAACAGGAATGCTCACAGAGCAAGGACTGGGGTAAGCAGGCACCTATGAAGTCTTTGCCTGTTTTCACTTCTCCTTCACGTCTGGTGGACCCCCCTCCACACCCCCACACCTGCAGCACCTGATTACTGTGTCCCACTGACACTTCATGCACACCCATCTCCTCTCCACGCCTTGAGCACCCCTCTGGTTTCTGCACTGCTGGAGCCTGTCACTCCACAGAGCTGTCAGCCGAGATGGGGGTGGAGGACCTTGACAATGGGCAGCAGCTGACACCTAGCCTCTGCCTCCCTGGAAGGCTCGATTCTGCACCTGCTGGAAGAGACCAGAACCACCTGCGCCCACCTTGATGCGAATCAGGCGTTTCTTCCAGGAGTTTATGCCGGACAGGTAGATGTGTTTTAGGGCCTCCCGACTGAGCCGGAAGTCGACCCCCTCTGGCGTCACCGTGAACTGGAAGGCCACAGCCTGGTGCGCTTCCGCCATCCTGTGGGTTGCTGGGCACCTGGGAGTTGCTGGGCACCTGGGAGGTGGCAGGAGGGTGTGCGGGCAGCTCAGCCGCCCGCGTcgaggccccgcccccgggcACTGGCCGCGCCCCCAGCCCGCCTCCCTCCCCTTCCGCCCTGGGTCGGCCACCCGCAGCGCCGAGGCCCCACCCCTGGACCCCCAGCCTCGCCAACCGCCGCAGAACCTTCGTGCGATGGTGCGGGGGTCGCAAGGGGGTCAGGGCCTTGAAAACGTCAGGAATCCCGAGGACAGTGTAGGGCGGCCTCGGGGTGGGGGCTAGAGGGGCCCCGGAAGCGGAGTCGGTCTGGTCTGGAGTGAGGCGGGGTCTGCGTACCCCCAGCGCTGCCACGTGGGACCCTGGCACCAGCCtcaacccccctcccccgccccacttGCCGGCTcagagccctgggccaggccGGCAGCCCAGAGCCACCCCCAACTCCACTCACGGCTCGGGTGTGCTCCTGTCCGCTTGTGGGGACAGTCACTGTGGCCTGTGTCCCCACGTCCTTCAGGCCTGGCCACCTAAGTCCCGCCCTCACCGGGAACCTGACACCCACTCCCAAATTTGGGTTGAGAGAACAGTTGGGGATTGGCAACCAGAATCTCCCCGGCTCCGAGGCGAGAATCAGGAGTGGGGGGGAGCCGGGTTTCTGCAAGATGAAGATGGCTCAAAGGTCTGAGAGCCTGGGGCACCCAACGGGGTCTCACGTGAGGATGGTGGCATTAGAGCTAAAAATAGCCGAATGTAGGGAAAAGGTCACCAGTGTGTCAGCTGTGCCTCCTGTTCCCTGATCTCCAGTGCTCAGGGTTGGGCAGCCCCACCCCGGGGCCCTCTTTGTACCCCGTAACTCCCCACTGCCCGACCCAAGTCCTCTGAGTATTTATCACTTCTAAGCTGGAGCCGGGGTGGGGGACAGCAGAATGGACCCCTAACCACTTTCAAGCCCAGATCACCCAACAGCCACGCTTttcaggagaggaaactgaggctcctagCAGTGGCCCCTTTGTCTATCTGTGTGCAGTCCTTGGTCGGCACTTGCCGCCGCACCCAAGCAGGGTTAGGACGGTGTGAAGGAAGAAGCTAGTTTATTGTCTTAAGGTACACATCCCAGGGCTTCTGCCCACTTGCCTGCGGTGGGGACCTGCTCAAACTCGGGGGGTGAGGGGGAAGGTCAGCCTCCTTAACCCCAGTCTCACTCGGGCTCAGCCCAGTCCCCAGGGCCTCCCCTTTGTCCCTCCCTCCAAGGTCCTGCCCTGGAGGCTCCAGGAGAAATCCAAGGAGTTGGGATGTGGAGAGTCAGGATGAGGGGTGGAAGCTGGTCAGCTCTCCCTTCTGCTGGAAGTAGAACTGGAACCGAGACTGGGCGTACTCCTAAGGAAGGAAACCCGCGCACTGGTGAAAAGGGGTGGGACTAGCACCCCACACCCCCCTCAGTCTGCCCACAGCTGGCCTAGAGGGTCCAAGGCCTCTGCTGCGCCCTGTCCCCACACCTAACTCACCCAACCTGGTTACTTACCAAGTAACCAAATTCTATAGTGGACATGGATGCCTGGAGGATGGACCAGAGACCCCAGAAGAAATGAGATGCCAGAGCATACCTGAGGGGGAGCAGGAAAAGGGGGGTTCAGAGCACATTTGGCACTGCCTGAACCCCCTCCTCCAGGCTGGTCAAGCCCCAAAGCTCTAACTTCTCCCCTATCGTCTTAACCCCTACCCTGTCCTGACTCTTCCCACTCTCAAACTGTTCTTCCCCATCAGCCTCAGACCTCATCCCCACTTCCTGCCCCCACTCTGCACTGACCCCTAACCTGCAGCCCAGTGAGTCTACCTGCCACATTCCCCCCCTTGCCTCTGCACCCTgctccacccctgccccacacGTCTTTCCTCACCTATTAGCCTCTGCCAGCAAATCTGCTTCCAGTTTCCTCTGCTCCTCTTGGGAGATGGTCTCACCTTTCTTTACCTCTGCCAGGTAGTGGCGAATAAAATGGAGCTGAAATCAAAAGACAAGAGTCAGGAAATGGGGAGACTGGGGAGCATTTCCCAGTTAACACCCTTGCTCGCCATTCCTTCCAGACTTCAACCTCCTTCTCCCTTCTAAGCCAGGTCCTGCTCCCAGCTTCTGGCCCACATACCTGCTGTCCCCGGGTGGGGTAGTTTGCAGGCTGCGCTTTGTAGAAAGGCCACTCCTCATGAGTGTAATCGTAAACCCACTCACAAAAATGGTTCCCAATGTCAAAGCCCCTGAGGGAATAAGGTGGACACTCAGTCCCCAAATACGCTGGGCAGCTGGGATGCAGAGATGAAGGCCTGGTCTGCTTTTCCAGGGCACTGTGGGAACAGACCCATGGGAGGCCATcctcttaccctcacctgtaGTTATAACTGCTGTACTCGAAGTCGACCAGCATGAGGCCGTCAACGTTTTCTGGCTCTGAGAGCAGTAAGATGTTCCCTGGAGAAATGTGGTGAGGTTCTGGTCACTCCAGGGTCCTCTGGCCCCCCTCACCTGAGGTTGGGAGACTCAGATGCCTTCTCCTACCTTCCTGGATGTCATTGTGGCAAAAGACCACTGGTGATGGGGTAGAGTCTAGCAACTTCCTGCAGGGGAACACGGGCATGGGTCCTGAGCAGGAGTGACGAAAGGAGGGTCAGAGGCACGCGCATGGGCGAGGCCCtgaccccagccttcagcaaatCCTGAGTAGGACCCCACTAGGTGCCTGGCACATCTCCTGTGCTCTtctgtccccacccccccacccctgccccatcctgCCTGCCCTCACCTGAGGCTGCCCATCTCGTCCTGCAAGCTGTACATCTCCAGCAGGTTCATCTGGGGGAGGCCAGTGGTGGGTAGGTCCTGGATCTGCTTTAAATACCTGAAGCCCCAAGAACAGGATATACTCACTCTGCTATCCCTCCCCTCTGTCCTACCCGTTCGGTCACCGAATGACTTGTCTGGCAATCATTTGGAAGCCTGTTGTGTGAGAAACCATGCTAGACAGTGGGACACTTGATCCACTCAGCTGGAGAGGTAGACAGAGCACTAGATGCATTCAGTCACACCCCAGCGTAGTAACTGCCAACATGAGGGTTCGGCCTATGTGCAGGAGCCCTGAGGAGGCCCCCGACTCACCGCTCCATGGTCCCAAATAGCCAGTGGGGCTCCTTAGTGAAAGGCATTTCCATGCCATGGAACTGGGCCATCTTCGTGGCGATGGCTGCAGACAACACGGGCTCTCGAAGCTCATGCGTCTTCAGTGGCCTGCTCTGCACCCAGGAACCTATCAGGGTGGTgaaggggctggggcaggaggggggaagggtggggcaaCGGAGGTGGAGGAAGTCAGGGCTTGGGGAAAATTCCCTACCTGGGGTGAGGGATGTGAAAGCAGACATTGGGAAGGGGAataggggctggggaaggagatgCTTCGGGGAGGTCGGGGCCGGGCTCGTACTGGGATGTACTGTTCCAGCCGGCCCTCTGGAAAGACTCCGTAGAGCTGGGGCCCCAGTGACCGCTCTGCAAGGATGGCGAACATCACACTTTCAAGGACCAAGGAGTCCACTCCCTTAAGAAAAACAGACAGCGAAGGGACCACGGTCACAAGGGGCCAGAGGCAAAGTGGCGCTGACAAACCCGAGGGTCTTCTTGCTCCTCCCACCACATCTGGTTCTATCTGGTTCTATTTGGTTGGTTCTATCTGGACTTCCTGTTCTATTGCCCgggggctccagagcgcaggcggTAGTATCACAATGGACAAAATACTTAGCTCCTAAGGCTCAGTGTCCTCAACTGCTTAGTAGGGACCATACCACCTGCCACACTTGGGTGAGAGGACCTGAGGCCACTGCGGCCTTCactccctcctcacctgcaggATGGCCCCGTACAGCCGCAGCAGCACCTCCCGGGGCTCCTCGCCAACGCGGGGCAGGTGGTCAGGCAGCGAGCAGCGGAAGAGCAGGTTACTGAGGCCTCCGCTGCAGACCCACAGCAGGGCGCGCTCAGCCCGCCATCCGCTCCACCGGCCCGGCGTCCAGCCCCCGCGCCCCCCCGTAGCTCccggccctgccccgcccccggcccagGAACGCTGAGTGTCCCGAGGGCCCGAGCCTAAGCCTGACCCCGGCCCGCGCACAAGAGGGGCTGACCCCTGACCTCCCACCTCACGGGGTCAACCCTCAGCTCCTCCGGCCGTACTCGGCGCCAGGCCCCGCCCAAGTACTCCCGGCACCACTGGTAGGCTCGGCGCTCGGCGTCTCGCGACCGCGCCGAGCCGCGCCTCCGGCTCGGGGCCGCGTCGGGGCACATAGCCTGCCGCAAGCTGCCCTTGGCCAGGCGGCCTCCAACAGCCCCGCCTCTGGCCACATCTGTCccctcagccgccatggctcggGCTTGACTCGGCCAACGCCCCGCCGCGCACAAACCCTTCGGGCGCGCTCGGCTCCTTCCGGCTGCGCTCGGCTCCGCTTCCGGCCAGCCTGCGCTGCTCGGGTCGTACTCGGGTCTCCTTGGCTCTATTCGGCTCTTTGCGGCGCCGCTCGGCTGTCTCGGAGACCCTCGTCCGGGTGCTAGTTCCGAAGGCTGTGCCCCGCCCCTGCTCAGAGCAAAGGCCAATGGCCTCTCTCTCTTGGCGGGGCCGCTCGAAAAGACAGTGCTGTTTGGACCTTAACCCGGAAGCAGGAAATGGTTCGGGCCAATCAGAAGCGTCCTGAGCGGTAGGGCCCACGGCGCAGTGGCGTGTCACGTGAGCGAACCACGTGGGCGGGTGGCGCGTACCGGGCTGAGAAGCCGGTCCGGCGCCTAAAGGCGGTGTCACCGGGAAAGTGCTCGTGAGGCGAGGTGGGCCTTCGTCAGGATCTGGGAGCGGACAGGGCAGCGcgggcagcggcggcggcagccCCTCACTGTACAGATTTGGCCCCCGGGGCAGTTGGGCAAGGAAGAGGGCCGTTGAATGAGTGTGGCGAGTCCTGAgtgtgggggaaagggagagagtgtgtgtgtgtggctcacatctagggggtggggagtgtgggGCACCTGGTAGGTGccgaataaacatttgttgatgcGTAACCTTAAATCCCTCCTCACCGCTGAGACTCCCTTGTCAGTTGAAGCCCGCCGCTGGAGGAGGCTATTGTTACCCTGCTTGAAACCACTGTCTTCATGTCCTGCTCCACTACCCCTCTTGCCTCCGGACCTAAAATCAAGCCCAGGAGGAGAGGCTCACAGCTTGGAGCAGGCACCTGGGGCTGCATCACGTCTCCTTGTCCCACCGCAGCGGTTTGAAATGCCTCCGTGCATTTCTTCTGCCCCATGCTGGAGTGGCGACCAGGAAGACTTGATCCACGGGGATCTGTGGCGCTGTTGGACCATGGTGTTCTTTGGGGTGAAGTAGATGAACAGCTGACCTGAGTGGTGTTTGATTTGAATAacgagaaaaaaatcaagaattggTGATCAGAAAGCAAATGTCAGTCACTGCAATGGGAAATCATGATCCCTCACTCTGTATTTAAATCTGAGCCAGTTCTGAGACCTGGAGTCCACTGGTTGAAAGGGAGGCTTGGTCTCTTATAGAAAGGATCCTACAGTGCCACCATAAGTACATAAAAAAATATTCCTCTAATCTTTCCCCAAAGGGACCCAGCGCCTCTTAACAAAGTAACACATTTACTTTGGAAAAGGGACTATCCAGACCTTTCAAGGGCTGTTGGATACAAGATCTGAGGTGACACGTGTGCCAGGGTATATGAAGCGTCATGAGTCACTGGTTTGAGTGGAGGCTGTGGAAGTCAGATGATAAATAGAGTCCTGACCCAAGTGTTGAGGTCACTTCTCTGGTCCCAGTACATACTTGGGGTAATTATACCTAGCGGTGGGGAGAGCCTGTACATTGATCCCTGATCTGTGGAATAAGAAGAGTCATGGTAGGAAGAGCGAAGTGGAAGCCTCTGaaactccccaccctctccaatGCTGCATTCCATGTGGGATTGCAGAGATTGCTTACTCTCAAAGACATAAATCCCTACTACATCACCTTCAATTCACCTGAGTGGCCCCTGCAGAATCCAGATGGATTCGAGTAAATGATGGTGGACTACCACAAACTTAGCCAATTAGCATCCCTAATCACAGCAGCTGTGTCAGGTGAGGTATCTGTACTGGAACTGATTAATGCACCTCTGGCACCTGATAATGCAATGGATGTGGTGAACATTCCTTTCCATTTCCAGTAGTAAAGAGTAAGTTTCCAAAAGCAGTTCACTTTTATATGGGAAGGACAGCCAAACGTATACATTGTCTTACTTCAAGTCTGTTTTAAGTCATGCTTTCTGTCACAGTGTAATCGTTGAGACCTTGATCATCTGGACATTCTCCATAAAACTGTTGAAATTATGCTAATTGGACACGGTGAGGAAGAAAGTGACAAGTGCTCTGTCCCTGGTAAGACAGTGCATGTCAGAGGATGAGAGATAAACCCTCAAAAGTTCTGGGGCCTGTCATCAGTGAAGTTTCCAGGGGTGCAGTGTTATAGGGCAAACCAGGCTGTCACCTCTGAGATAAGGGCAAGGTGCTGCATCTTGCATCCCTAACATGAAAAATGAGGCCTACCACTCCATGCACCTCTGGATTTTGGAGTCAGCATGTACCACACTTGGGAATACTGTTCTGACCCATTTATCAGGTGGCTTGGAAGACTGCTGGTTTTGAATGGGGCCCAGAGCAAAGGAGGGCTCTGGTGAAGATCCACACTGGAGGATGGGTTCCCCTGTCTCTTAATAGAACCAATGGGTTATGGCTTGTCTGTGGCAGATAGGGACCCTGTGCAGCACCTTTGGTAGGCTCCGACAGGAGATTTGGAGTGCTCACCCCTAGGGTTCTGAAGCAAGACCATGCCAGCTACAGAGAAGAACTACTCACCAACTGAAAGCAGCTTCTGACACGCTATGGGGCCCAATTAGAGACTGGGTGCCTGATTATGGGGCATCAAATGATCATGTGACCAAATCTGCCTGTCCTAAACTAGATACTGGCAAATCCACCAGGCTCAGCAGCAATTCATTGCCCAATGAAAAAGGTTTGGACCCCAGTCTGTCCAGAGAGTACTGGTCATTTATAGGAAGAGGTGGCTGTGGCCCGCACGTCTCCCACCTTGTTGTACCAGTGCTTCTTGGCAGACAGGAAGAAAAATTTAGGTCTGGTTCACAGACGGGTCAGC
This genomic interval carries:
- the CHKB gene encoding choline/ethanolamine kinase isoform X1 yields the protein MAAEGTDVARGGAVGGRLAKGSLRQAMCPDAAPSRRRGSARSRDAERRAYQWCREYLGGAWRRVRPEELRVDPVSGGLSNLLFRCSLPDHLPRVGEEPREVLLRLYGAILQGVDSLVLESVMFAILAERSLGPQLYGVFPEGRLEQYIPVRARPRPPRSISFPSPYSPSQCLLSHPSPQSRPLKTHELREPVLSAAIATKMAQFHGMEMPFTKEPHWLFGTMERYLKQIQDLPTTGLPQMNLLEMYSLQDEMGSLRKLLDSTPSPVVFCHNDIQEGNILLLSEPENVDGLMLVDFEYSSYNYRGFDIGNHFCEWVYDYTHEEWPFYKAQPANYPTRGQQLHFIRHYLAEVKKGETISQEEQRKLEADLLAEANRYALASHFFWGLWSILQASMSTIEFGYLEYAQSRFQFYFQQKGELTSFHPSS
- the CHKB gene encoding choline/ethanolamine kinase isoform X3; the protein is MAAEGTDVARGGAVGGRLAKGSLRQAMCPDAAPSRRRGSARSRDAERRAYQWCREYLGGAWRRVRPEELRVDPVSGGLSNLLFRCSLPDHLPRVGEEPREVLLRLYGAILQGVDSLVLESVMFAILAERSLGPQLYGVFPEGRLEQYIPVRARPRPPRSISFPSPYSPSQCLLSHPSPQSRPLKTHELREPVLSAAIATKMAQFHGMEMPFTKEPHWLFGTMERYLKQIQDLPTTGLPQMNLLEMYSLQDEMGSLRKLLDSTPSPVVFCHNDIQEGNILLLSEPENVDGLMLVDFEYSSYNYRGFDIGNHFCEWVYDYTHEEWPFYKAQPANYPTRGQQLHFIRHYLAEVKKGETISQEEQRKLEADLLAEANRSTPSLGSSSTSSRRES
- the CHKB gene encoding choline/ethanolamine kinase isoform X2 yields the protein MAAEGTDVARGGAVGGRLAKGSLRQAMCPDAAPSRRRGSARSRDAERRAYQWCREYLGGAWRRVRPEELRVDPVSGGLSNLLFRCSLPDHLPRVGEEPREVLLRLYGAILQGVDSLVLESVMFAILAERSLGPQLYGVFPEGRLEQYIPSRPLKTHELREPVLSAAIATKMAQFHGMEMPFTKEPHWLFGTMERYLKQIQDLPTTGLPQMNLLEMYSLQDEMGSLRKLLDSTPSPVVFCHNDIQEGNILLLSEPENVDGLMLVDFEYSSYNYRGFDIGNHFCEWVYDYTHEEWPFYKAQPANYPTRGQQLHFIRHYLAEVKKGETISQEEQRKLEADLLAEANRYALASHFFWGLWSILQASMSTIEFGYLEYAQSRFQFYFQQKGELTSFHPSS